A single Anopheles arabiensis isolate DONGOLA chromosome 2, AaraD3, whole genome shotgun sequence DNA region contains:
- the LOC120895336 gene encoding endoplasmic reticulum mannosyl-oligosaccharide 1,2-alpha-mannosidase isoform X1 gives MDAKIEHVSVILPVSNDPLIVGNVSSRKSLKRHWNQLSRFQKNLACILLAGMCIFYVIFFVLPFNDPSRSSEVIDPMEHIQIAPFKERHERLASPVVKEIKLTDSLANPPTEEALAKPVAQQAEANLMQLEVVHQEPKEIVDNEENVLEENRRAPLAGAKDFKGPTNDRQRAVVDAVLHSWKGYKEYAWGHDNLKPISMGYSDWFGLGLTLVDSLDTLYIMDLQDEYDEARAWVEKYLKFDINREVNLFEVTIRVVGGLLSAYHLSGDRMFLDKAIDLGNRLLPCFDSPSGIPFSDVNIGSLAAHAPKWSPDSSTSEVTTIQLEFRDLSRASQNPVFEKVASRVNLKIHELDKNEGLVPIFINANTGQFRNFATVSLGARADSYYEYLLKQWLQTGKKADDYLIEDYQKSMRGVLNQLVRTTPNEKHVYIGELLNGKDFKPKMDHLTCYLPGTLLLGYKNGMPKTHLRLATDLLETCYQTYMKQPTQLAPEISYFNVNGESETDIYVKTNDAHNLLRPEFVESLYYFYAITGNRTYQDMGWTIFEAFNRYTKVKNGYTSIGNVKNPLNTRPRDMMESFWLGETLKYFYLLFSDDRNEIDLDKYVFNSEAHLLPIRDD, from the exons ATGGACGCCAAAATAGAACATGTATCGGTCATTCTTCCCGTCAGCAACGATCCATTGATAGTTGGCAATGTTAGCTCTAGGAAAAGCTTAAAACGG CACTGGAATCAGCTGTCCAGGTTCCAGAAGAATTTAGCGTGCATTTTATTAGCCGGCATGTGCATTTTTTACGTCATATTTTTCGTGCTACCGTTCAACGATCCGTCCCGCAGCTCCGAGGTGATcgatccgatggagcacataCAGATAGCACCATTCAAGGAACGG CATGAGCGATTAGCTTCCCCCGTCGTGAAAGAGATCAAGCTCACCGACAGTCTGGCAAATCCTCCGACGGAAGAGGCACTTGCAAAGCCGGTAGCCCAACAGGCAGAAGCAAACCTTATGCAGCTAGAGGTTGTCCACCAGGAACCGAAAGAGATTGTTGACAACGAGGAAAACGTATTAGAGGAAAATCGACGTGCGCCGCTCGCTGGTGCTAAAGACTTTAAG GGCCCAACAAACGACAGACAGCGGGCCGTGGTTGATGCCGTACTGCATTCCTGGAAAGGGTACAAGGAGTACGCCTGGGGGCACGATAATTTAAAGCCCATCTCGATGGGGTACTCCGACTGGTTTGGGCTCGGCCTTACTCTGGTCGATTCCCTCGATACGCTCTACATTATGGATTTGCAGGACGAGTACGATGAGGCGCGGGCGTGGGTCGAGAAGTACTTAAAGTTTGACATTAACCGTGAAGTCAATTTGTTTGAAGTAACCATCCGTGTCGTTGGTGGGCTGTTAAGTGCGTACCATCTGAGCGGTGATCGTATGTTTCTCGACAAGGCCATCGATCTCGGCAATCGGTTGTTGCCGTGCTTCGATTCGCCGTCGGGCATTCCGTTTTCGGACGTGAACATTGGATCGCTTGCCGCACATGCGCCTAAATGGTCGCCAGACAGTTCCACGAGCGAGGTAACGACCATCCAGCTGGAATTCCGCGACTTGTCCCGTGCCTCCCAGAATCCCGTCTTCGAAAAG GTGGCATCGAGAGTGAATCTTAAAATACACGAGCTAGATAAAAACGAAGGTTTGGTGCCTATCTTCATCAACGCTAACACAGGACAGTTTCGCAATTTTGCAACGGTTTCGTTGGGAGCGCGCGCCGACTCGTACTACGAGTATCTGCTGAAACAGTGGCTTCAGACGGGCAAAAAGGCCGATGACTA TCTTATCGAAGACTATCAAAAGTCGATGCGAGGCGTTCTGAATCAGCTCGTGcgaacaactccgaacgaaaAGCACGTCTACATCGGCGAATTGCTCAATGGGAAGGACTTCAAGCCCAAGATGGACCATCTAACGTGTTACCTTCCCGgcacgctgctgctcggcTACAAGAACGGAATGCCAAAGACGCATCTGCGACTGGCAACCGATCTGCTGGAAACGTGCTATCAAACGTACATGAAGCAACCGACCCAGCTAGCACCGGAAATATCGTACTTCAACGTGAACGGCGAATCCGAGACGGACATCTATGTGAAGACGAACGATGCGCACAATCTGCTGCGACCGGAGTTTGTCGAAAGTCTGTACTATTTCTACGCCATCACTGGTAACCGAACGTATCAGGACATGGGTTGGACGATCTTTGAAGCGTTCAATCGCTACACGAAGGTAAAGAACGGCTACACTTCTATCGGTAACGTGAAAAACCCGCTCAACACGCGGCCCCGTGATATGATGGAAAGCTTCTGGCTGGGCGAAACGCTCAAGTACTTCTACCTGCTGTTCAGCGACGATCGGAACGAGATCGATCTCGACAAGTACGTGTTCAATTCCGAGGCTCATTTGCTTCCGATAAGGGACGATTAA
- the LOC120895336 gene encoding endoplasmic reticulum mannosyl-oligosaccharide 1,2-alpha-mannosidase isoform X2 codes for MDAKIEHVSVILPVSNDPLIVGNVSSRKSLKRHWNQLSRFQKNLACILLAGMCIFYVIFFVLPFNDPSRSSEVIDPMEHIQIAPFKERGPTNDRQRAVVDAVLHSWKGYKEYAWGHDNLKPISMGYSDWFGLGLTLVDSLDTLYIMDLQDEYDEARAWVEKYLKFDINREVNLFEVTIRVVGGLLSAYHLSGDRMFLDKAIDLGNRLLPCFDSPSGIPFSDVNIGSLAAHAPKWSPDSSTSEVTTIQLEFRDLSRASQNPVFEKVASRVNLKIHELDKNEGLVPIFINANTGQFRNFATVSLGARADSYYEYLLKQWLQTGKKADDYLIEDYQKSMRGVLNQLVRTTPNEKHVYIGELLNGKDFKPKMDHLTCYLPGTLLLGYKNGMPKTHLRLATDLLETCYQTYMKQPTQLAPEISYFNVNGESETDIYVKTNDAHNLLRPEFVESLYYFYAITGNRTYQDMGWTIFEAFNRYTKVKNGYTSIGNVKNPLNTRPRDMMESFWLGETLKYFYLLFSDDRNEIDLDKYVFNSEAHLLPIRDD; via the exons ATGGACGCCAAAATAGAACATGTATCGGTCATTCTTCCCGTCAGCAACGATCCATTGATAGTTGGCAATGTTAGCTCTAGGAAAAGCTTAAAACGG CACTGGAATCAGCTGTCCAGGTTCCAGAAGAATTTAGCGTGCATTTTATTAGCCGGCATGTGCATTTTTTACGTCATATTTTTCGTGCTACCGTTCAACGATCCGTCCCGCAGCTCCGAGGTGATcgatccgatggagcacataCAGATAGCACCATTCAAGGAACGG GGCCCAACAAACGACAGACAGCGGGCCGTGGTTGATGCCGTACTGCATTCCTGGAAAGGGTACAAGGAGTACGCCTGGGGGCACGATAATTTAAAGCCCATCTCGATGGGGTACTCCGACTGGTTTGGGCTCGGCCTTACTCTGGTCGATTCCCTCGATACGCTCTACATTATGGATTTGCAGGACGAGTACGATGAGGCGCGGGCGTGGGTCGAGAAGTACTTAAAGTTTGACATTAACCGTGAAGTCAATTTGTTTGAAGTAACCATCCGTGTCGTTGGTGGGCTGTTAAGTGCGTACCATCTGAGCGGTGATCGTATGTTTCTCGACAAGGCCATCGATCTCGGCAATCGGTTGTTGCCGTGCTTCGATTCGCCGTCGGGCATTCCGTTTTCGGACGTGAACATTGGATCGCTTGCCGCACATGCGCCTAAATGGTCGCCAGACAGTTCCACGAGCGAGGTAACGACCATCCAGCTGGAATTCCGCGACTTGTCCCGTGCCTCCCAGAATCCCGTCTTCGAAAAG GTGGCATCGAGAGTGAATCTTAAAATACACGAGCTAGATAAAAACGAAGGTTTGGTGCCTATCTTCATCAACGCTAACACAGGACAGTTTCGCAATTTTGCAACGGTTTCGTTGGGAGCGCGCGCCGACTCGTACTACGAGTATCTGCTGAAACAGTGGCTTCAGACGGGCAAAAAGGCCGATGACTA TCTTATCGAAGACTATCAAAAGTCGATGCGAGGCGTTCTGAATCAGCTCGTGcgaacaactccgaacgaaaAGCACGTCTACATCGGCGAATTGCTCAATGGGAAGGACTTCAAGCCCAAGATGGACCATCTAACGTGTTACCTTCCCGgcacgctgctgctcggcTACAAGAACGGAATGCCAAAGACGCATCTGCGACTGGCAACCGATCTGCTGGAAACGTGCTATCAAACGTACATGAAGCAACCGACCCAGCTAGCACCGGAAATATCGTACTTCAACGTGAACGGCGAATCCGAGACGGACATCTATGTGAAGACGAACGATGCGCACAATCTGCTGCGACCGGAGTTTGTCGAAAGTCTGTACTATTTCTACGCCATCACTGGTAACCGAACGTATCAGGACATGGGTTGGACGATCTTTGAAGCGTTCAATCGCTACACGAAGGTAAAGAACGGCTACACTTCTATCGGTAACGTGAAAAACCCGCTCAACACGCGGCCCCGTGATATGATGGAAAGCTTCTGGCTGGGCGAAACGCTCAAGTACTTCTACCTGCTGTTCAGCGACGATCGGAACGAGATCGATCTCGACAAGTACGTGTTCAATTCCGAGGCTCATTTGCTTCCGATAAGGGACGATTAA